A stretch of the Streptomyces ortus genome encodes the following:
- a CDS encoding ABC transporter ATP-binding protein — protein sequence MNGSRGSDEPLAVAVPVAEIEGLTVEVGGRRIVDGVSLRVLPGRVTALVGASGSGKTTTGRALLGEFPPGARVGGSVRVAEALAGYVPQHPATVLNPARRVGALLRDIARAQVRGLPRRERGPAARERVLHALEAAQLERGAALLRRFPHQLSGGQQQRLVLAQALLLGARVVVADEPTTGQDALTKRRVVAELAAVAARGIGVVLLSHDLETVRALADEVLVMRNGRVVESGPTERVWLTPRHPWTRQLLSVRAPLAEPAQSGPHPEAVLRVQGLRARHRPGTEVLRVPELTVHPGECLAVLGRSGSGKTTLGRCLAGLHRTYEGEVLLDGVALPRSLRDRGRARLAAVQYVFQDARASFDEHRPVLDQVARTAVRLRGVPAPDARAEASRTLNGLGLSDESAARAPARLSGGELQRAALARALLARPRVLVCDELTSGLDTVTRRALLDLLAGLLRDRDDLSLVLITHDLDTARLATGIAVLDGGEVVEQGPARDVLTAPAHPFTASLVESAAEVHLHGVRHHPQAGHPSDEGE from the coding sequence ATGAACGGGTCGAGGGGGTCGGACGAGCCCCTGGCGGTCGCGGTGCCGGTCGCGGAGATCGAGGGGCTGACCGTGGAGGTCGGTGGCAGACGCATCGTCGACGGTGTGAGCCTGCGGGTGCTGCCCGGGAGGGTGACCGCGCTGGTGGGGGCCTCCGGCAGCGGGAAGACGACCACGGGGCGTGCGCTGCTGGGCGAGTTCCCGCCGGGAGCGCGCGTCGGGGGTTCCGTACGGGTGGCGGAGGCGTTGGCCGGTTACGTTCCGCAGCATCCGGCGACGGTGCTGAATCCCGCGCGGCGGGTGGGCGCGCTGCTGCGCGATATCGCGCGGGCCCAGGTCCGCGGGCTGCCTCGCCGTGAGCGGGGCCCGGCGGCACGGGAGCGCGTCCTCCACGCTCTGGAGGCAGCGCAACTGGAGCGCGGTGCAGCACTGTTGCGCCGCTTCCCGCATCAGCTCTCGGGCGGTCAGCAGCAACGGCTGGTACTGGCCCAGGCGTTGCTGCTCGGCGCCCGGGTCGTCGTCGCGGACGAGCCCACCACGGGTCAGGACGCGCTCACCAAACGGCGGGTCGTGGCCGAGCTGGCGGCGGTGGCCGCGCGTGGAATCGGGGTGGTCCTGCTCAGCCACGACCTGGAGACGGTACGCGCGCTCGCCGACGAGGTACTGGTCATGCGGAACGGCAGGGTCGTGGAGTCGGGCCCGACGGAACGGGTGTGGCTGACTCCCCGCCATCCCTGGACACGTCAACTCCTCTCTGTGCGGGCGCCGTTGGCGGAACCCGCGCAGTCCGGCCCGCACCCGGAGGCCGTCCTGCGGGTCCAGGGACTCCGGGCCCGCCACCGCCCCGGAACCGAGGTGCTGCGCGTCCCGGAACTCACCGTGCACCCGGGCGAATGCCTTGCCGTGCTTGGCCGTTCGGGCAGCGGCAAGACGACGCTCGGCCGGTGTCTCGCCGGACTCCACCGCACCTACGAGGGAGAGGTGCTGCTCGACGGGGTCGCGCTCCCGCGCAGTCTGCGGGACCGGGGACGGGCCCGGCTGGCGGCCGTGCAGTACGTCTTCCAGGACGCCCGCGCCTCCTTCGACGAGCACCGGCCGGTCCTGGACCAGGTGGCCCGGACCGCCGTACGGCTCAGGGGTGTTCCGGCCCCGGACGCGCGGGCCGAGGCGTCGCGCACGCTCAACGGCCTCGGGCTGAGCGACGAGTCGGCGGCCCGCGCTCCCGCCCGGCTGTCCGGCGGCGAGCTCCAGCGGGCCGCGCTGGCCAGGGCGCTGCTCGCACGGCCGCGGGTCCTGGTGTGCGACGAGCTCACCTCCGGACTCGACACGGTCACCCGCCGGGCTCTCCTCGACCTGCTCGCCGGGCTGCTCCGCGACCGTGACGACCTCTCCCTCGTCCTCATCACCCACGACCTCGACACGGCCCGACTCGCGACCGGGATCGCGGTGCTGGACGGTGGAGAGGTGGTCGAACAGGGACCGGCGCGGGACGTCCTCACGGCACCCGCGCATCCCTTCACCGCGTCACTGGTCGAGTCGGCGGCAGAAGTCCACCTCCACGGGGTCCGCCACCACCCTCAGGCGGGGCACCCGTCCGACGAGGGTGAGTAG
- a CDS encoding ABC transporter substrate-binding protein — protein MQDQPGLRRRGFLTAASGVGALALVGCGGPDDSGAGSGAAGKGGGGKPRRGGRLRAAFAGGGASETLDPHLANLFADVARAKALFDKLADYGDDLSARPRLASGWEPNAGLDRWKVTLRKADFHDGRPVTAQDVLFSYRRIADPEKAFRAKASLEPIDLRASRAVDERTVEFVLKRPTAEFPNVLAAFGAYIVPDGSSAADFDKKPVGSGPFRFGSFAPGRSALFRRNDDHWDGAPYLDEVEFVVANEESARVNALLGGQVEYAHELNPTTARAHEGGGRIEIVRLRNSAMQAFAMKTDRAPFDDERVREAFFLIADRQELVDGALSGAGVVGNDLFGKGYEYYADGLPQREQDLDRARSLLRKAGAEKLKVTLDTSAVAAGFTEAASIFRDQAAKAGVTVDVAMGSKDSYWADILDSGTLCCYRSGAMPIEAHISQRLLTDSTTNATKWHHKDFDALYQQAQATKDTQERAAVFGRMQRRLYAEGGFLVWGFADWIIGTARTVRGVDREAPANTLDWARFDKVWLA, from the coding sequence ATGCAGGACCAACCCGGCCTCCGTCGCAGAGGCTTTCTCACGGCCGCCTCCGGTGTCGGCGCCCTCGCCCTCGTCGGCTGCGGCGGCCCGGACGACTCCGGCGCCGGCTCCGGTGCCGCCGGCAAGGGAGGCGGAGGGAAGCCCCGGCGCGGCGGGCGGCTGCGGGCCGCCTTCGCGGGTGGCGGGGCGAGCGAGACGCTCGATCCGCATCTGGCCAACCTGTTCGCCGACGTGGCCCGCGCCAAGGCGCTCTTCGACAAGCTGGCCGACTACGGGGACGACCTGTCCGCCCGGCCCCGTCTGGCGTCCGGGTGGGAGCCGAACGCGGGACTCGACCGCTGGAAGGTCACCCTGCGCAAGGCCGACTTCCACGACGGGAGGCCCGTCACCGCCCAGGACGTCCTGTTCAGCTACCGCCGGATCGCCGACCCTGAGAAGGCGTTCCGCGCCAAGGCGTCCCTCGAACCCATCGATCTCCGGGCGAGCCGGGCCGTCGACGAGCGGACCGTGGAGTTCGTGCTCAAGCGGCCGACCGCCGAGTTCCCCAATGTGCTGGCCGCGTTCGGCGCGTACATCGTTCCCGACGGTTCCTCGGCGGCCGACTTCGACAAGAAGCCGGTCGGCTCGGGTCCGTTCCGCTTCGGGTCCTTCGCGCCCGGCCGCTCGGCGCTCTTCCGGCGCAACGACGACCACTGGGACGGTGCCCCGTACCTGGACGAGGTGGAGTTCGTCGTCGCCAACGAGGAGTCCGCGCGGGTCAACGCGCTGCTCGGCGGGCAGGTCGAGTACGCCCATGAGCTGAACCCGACGACCGCCCGCGCCCACGAGGGCGGGGGCCGGATCGAGATCGTACGGCTGCGGAACAGCGCCATGCAGGCCTTCGCCATGAAGACCGACCGGGCCCCCTTCGACGACGAACGGGTCCGCGAGGCGTTCTTCCTCATCGCCGACCGCCAGGAACTCGTCGACGGAGCGCTGTCCGGGGCAGGCGTGGTCGGCAACGACCTCTTCGGCAAGGGGTACGAGTACTACGCCGACGGGCTGCCCCAGCGCGAGCAGGACCTCGACCGGGCGCGCTCCCTGCTAAGGAAGGCGGGAGCCGAGAAGCTGAAGGTCACCCTGGACACCTCGGCGGTCGCGGCCGGGTTCACCGAGGCGGCGAGCATCTTCCGCGACCAGGCCGCGAAGGCCGGTGTCACCGTCGACGTCGCCATGGGCAGCAAGGACTCCTACTGGGCCGACATCCTCGACTCCGGGACCCTGTGCTGCTACCGCTCGGGAGCCATGCCCATCGAGGCGCACATCTCGCAGCGGCTCCTCACCGACTCCACCACCAATGCCACCAAGTGGCACCACAAGGACTTCGACGCGCTCTACCAGCAGGCGCAGGCCACGAAGGACACCCAGGAGCGCGCCGCCGTGTTCGGCCGGATGCAGCGCAGGCTGTACGCCGAGGGAGGCTTCCTGGTCTGGGGGTTCGCCGACTGGATCATCGGAACCGCCCGCACGGTGCGCGGAGTTGACCGCGAGGCGCCCGCCAACACGCTCGACTGGGCGCGGTTCGACAAGGTCTGGCTGGCGTGA
- a CDS encoding MFS transporter — protein sequence MKTLYEIRGFSPAIRLLLVNQFGVNTGFYLLIPYLATHLGEDLGMSAAVVGIVLGVRNLSQQGLFLIGGSAADRLGARGVIIAGCGVRTAGFALFALGDGLAVLLAASVLSGLAGALFNPAVRTYLAQEAGERKAEAFALFNVFATTGALVGPLLGSVLLLVDFRASALTAAGIFAVLTVAQALVLPARAVPPSAGGVLADWHEVVGNRAFLAFSLAMVGMFTLENQLYLLLPDGARRATGWDGAAGLVFLVGTLANLALQLRLTRALKPYGRRAIGAGLTLMGLAFLPPMLVSGAGSPELWHAVPVLIGVLLLYVGVMVAQPFVMELIPGFGRPELIGTYFGVFYMVSGVAAAVGNTAVGWAMDAGERQDAAWLPWACCLVFGLASAAGFGWLRRLGALPAHPAPAVEATV from the coding sequence GTGAAGACGCTGTACGAGATACGCGGCTTCTCCCCCGCGATCCGGCTCCTCCTCGTCAACCAGTTCGGCGTCAACACCGGCTTCTACCTGCTCATCCCCTATCTGGCCACCCATCTGGGCGAGGACCTGGGCATGTCGGCGGCCGTCGTCGGGATCGTGCTCGGAGTGCGCAACCTCAGCCAGCAGGGGCTGTTCCTGATCGGTGGTTCGGCCGCGGACCGGCTCGGGGCACGCGGGGTGATCATCGCCGGCTGCGGGGTGCGTACCGCGGGCTTCGCGCTGTTCGCGCTCGGCGACGGGCTCGCGGTGCTGCTCGCCGCGTCCGTACTGAGCGGGCTCGCGGGGGCGCTCTTCAACCCGGCCGTGCGGACCTATCTGGCGCAGGAGGCGGGCGAACGCAAGGCTGAGGCGTTCGCACTGTTCAACGTGTTCGCGACCACCGGGGCGCTGGTCGGGCCGCTGCTCGGGAGTGTGCTGCTGCTCGTCGACTTCCGGGCGTCCGCGCTCACCGCCGCCGGGATCTTCGCGGTGCTCACCGTGGCCCAGGCGCTGGTGCTGCCCGCGCGGGCCGTGCCGCCGAGTGCCGGCGGTGTGCTCGCGGACTGGCACGAGGTGGTCGGCAACCGCGCCTTCCTCGCCTTCTCGCTGGCCATGGTCGGCATGTTCACCCTGGAGAACCAGCTGTATCTGCTGCTGCCCGACGGGGCCCGCCGGGCCACCGGCTGGGACGGCGCGGCCGGACTGGTCTTCCTGGTCGGCACGCTCGCCAATCTCGCCCTGCAGTTGCGGCTCACCCGGGCGCTGAAGCCGTACGGCAGACGGGCGATCGGCGCCGGACTCACCCTGATGGGGCTCGCCTTCCTGCCGCCGATGCTGGTGTCGGGCGCCGGCTCCCCCGAGCTGTGGCACGCCGTTCCCGTCCTCATCGGCGTCCTGCTCCTCTACGTGGGGGTCATGGTCGCCCAGCCCTTCGTGATGGAGCTGATCCCGGGTTTCGGGCGGCCTGAGCTGATCGGCACGTACTTCGGCGTCTTCTACATGGTGTCGGGGGTCGCCGCGGCCGTCGGCAACACGGCCGTGGGCTGGGCCATGGACGCCGGGGAACGGCAGGACGCGGCCTGGCTGCCCTGGGCCTGCTGTCTGGTGTTCGGGCTGGCGTCGGCGGCCGGATTCGGCTGGCTGCGCCGCCTAGGCGCCCTGCCCGCACATCCCGCCCCCGCCGTGGAGGCGACGGTATGA
- a CDS encoding ABC transporter permease → MSGLGSWAARRLLLGGVQVVAVVLLVFALTEALPGDAAVALAGDQPDPARIAAIREAMDLDRPAYERLGDWAVGLPHADFGTSLASGRPVTSYLSGAFGPTLLLASVTVVLLVPVGVGLGVLAARFEGRFVDRLVSAVTLGVYAVPEFAFGVLLVTVFALRLDWLPPTAVGYGTDLLAHPAALLLPVLVLLSRPVCSLSRLVRAGMIDALASPYVAHARRYGIPGARVRYAHALPNAVAPAAQQLARTVDWLLCGVIVVEALFVIPGLGTVLMNAVAERDVPVVQGLAVVFGVITVVLNLGADLVAHRFAPRAEVAA, encoded by the coding sequence GTGAGCGGCCTCGGTTCCTGGGCCGCCCGGCGGCTGCTGCTCGGCGGTGTGCAGGTCGTGGCCGTGGTGCTGCTGGTCTTCGCGCTCACCGAGGCGCTCCCCGGCGACGCGGCGGTGGCCCTCGCCGGGGACCAGCCCGATCCGGCGCGGATCGCCGCCATCCGGGAGGCGATGGACCTGGACCGGCCGGCGTACGAGCGGCTCGGCGACTGGGCGGTGGGGCTCCCGCACGCCGACTTCGGCACCTCCCTGGCATCCGGGCGGCCCGTCACCTCGTACCTCTCCGGTGCCTTCGGGCCGACGCTGCTGCTCGCCTCGGTCACCGTCGTGCTGTTGGTGCCGGTCGGGGTCGGACTCGGGGTGCTGGCCGCGCGGTTCGAGGGGCGGTTCGTGGACCGGCTGGTCAGCGCGGTGACTCTCGGAGTGTACGCGGTACCGGAGTTCGCGTTCGGGGTGCTGCTCGTGACGGTGTTCGCGCTGCGGCTCGACTGGCTGCCCCCGACGGCGGTCGGCTACGGCACGGACCTGCTCGCGCATCCGGCCGCCCTGCTCCTGCCGGTGCTCGTCCTGCTCTCCCGTCCGGTGTGCTCACTGTCCCGGCTGGTACGCGCCGGCATGATCGACGCGCTCGCCTCGCCGTACGTCGCCCATGCCCGGCGGTACGGGATTCCGGGCGCCCGGGTCCGGTACGCGCACGCCCTGCCGAACGCGGTCGCACCGGCCGCCCAGCAACTCGCCCGTACCGTCGACTGGTTGCTGTGCGGGGTGATCGTCGTGGAGGCCCTGTTCGTGATCCCCGGCCTGGGAACCGTGCTGATGAACGCCGTGGCCGAGCGGGACGTGCCCGTGGTGCAGGGTCTCGCGGTGGTCTTCGGGGTGATCACGGTGGTGCTGAACCTGGGGGCCGATCTCGTCGCCCACCGGTTCGCGCCGCGGGCGGAGGTGGCCGCGTGA
- a CDS encoding ABC transporter permease, producing MGVPLVLALCGPLVAGGAGPRAASFTLGDGHWLGTDFVGRDVWRQVLLGGRPVVVVALTATALAYLVALPLGLIGALTHRTWLEETLMRPLDVLLAVPSLLMILLVASVFSPGATGLALLVALVNIPDAARIVRAAAADVAARPAVEALRMQGESWWRIAVGHVGRSILRPLAADAGVRLTGVLYLVATAAFLGIGVAPDAADWAVMVDRNRTGLFVQPWAVVVPALLIVALTMGCNLLCDAALRGAPLRKGPRS from the coding sequence ATGGGTGTGCCGCTCGTCCTCGCCCTGTGCGGGCCGCTGGTGGCGGGCGGGGCCGGGCCGCGGGCCGCCTCGTTCACACTCGGCGACGGGCACTGGCTGGGCACGGACTTCGTGGGGCGTGACGTGTGGCGGCAGGTGCTGCTCGGCGGCCGGCCCGTGGTGGTGGTCGCGCTCACGGCGACGGCGCTGGCCTATCTGGTGGCGCTGCCGCTCGGGCTGATCGGCGCGCTGACGCACAGAACCTGGCTGGAGGAGACACTGATGCGGCCGTTGGACGTGCTGCTCGCCGTACCGTCCCTGCTGATGATCCTGCTGGTGGCCTCCGTGTTCTCACCCGGCGCCACCGGGCTCGCGCTGCTGGTGGCGCTCGTGAACATCCCGGACGCCGCACGAATCGTCCGGGCCGCCGCCGCCGACGTGGCCGCCCGGCCGGCGGTGGAGGCGCTGCGGATGCAGGGCGAGTCGTGGTGGCGTATCGCGGTCGGCCATGTCGGCAGGTCGATCCTGCGCCCGCTCGCCGCGGACGCGGGGGTACGACTGACGGGTGTCCTGTATCTGGTGGCCACGGCGGCGTTCCTGGGCATCGGGGTGGCGCCGGACGCGGCCGACTGGGCGGTGATGGTGGACCGCAACCGTACGGGGCTGTTCGTGCAGCCCTGGGCCGTCGTCGTGCCTGCGCTGCTGATCGTGGCACTGACCATGGGCTGCAATCTGCTCTGTGACGCGGCGCTCAGGGGCGCGCCACTCAGGAAGGGGCCGCGTTCATGA
- a CDS encoding Rossmann-like domain-containing protein, which produces MRRVLAGELGPDPHVLRVAVAFTTNQAVRHDGRRGGYRNEVLSLRLGRAVGSCAVEPGALPSGAVEDCAGADIARLLEHPLPSVRVAALDAYLMHVRPHTPKYGALPCPLPAGSSLEKSRARARAVVELLDVVPGRTVLVVGVVNSLLEALRSRGISYIPCDLKGGTTEWGEPVATDMYASLDRCDAVLASGMTLGNGSFEPLRAHVLDSGQQLVMFAQTGSAVLPWFLGAGVDAVCAEPYPFFWLDGGPGVIHRYRHRDAEAAL; this is translated from the coding sequence GTGCGGCGGGTTCTCGCCGGTGAGCTGGGTCCGGATCCCCACGTGCTGCGCGTCGCCGTGGCGTTCACCACGAACCAGGCCGTACGGCACGACGGTCGCCGCGGCGGCTACCGCAACGAGGTGCTCAGTCTGCGCCTCGGCCGGGCGGTCGGCTCCTGCGCGGTCGAGCCCGGCGCGCTGCCGTCCGGCGCCGTGGAGGACTGCGCCGGGGCCGACATCGCACGGCTGCTGGAGCACCCGCTCCCGTCGGTCCGCGTGGCGGCGCTGGACGCCTATCTGATGCATGTGCGCCCGCACACACCGAAGTACGGGGCACTCCCCTGCCCCCTGCCCGCCGGGAGTTCCCTGGAGAAGTCCCGGGCCCGGGCGCGGGCCGTCGTCGAACTGCTGGACGTCGTACCGGGCCGGACCGTGCTCGTCGTCGGCGTCGTCAACTCCCTTCTGGAGGCGCTGCGTTCGCGCGGAATCTCGTACATTCCGTGCGACCTCAAGGGCGGTACGACGGAGTGGGGCGAGCCGGTCGCGACCGACATGTACGCCTCGCTCGACCGCTGTGACGCCGTGCTGGCCTCCGGCATGACCCTCGGCAACGGCTCCTTCGAGCCCTTGCGGGCCCATGTCCTGGACAGCGGGCAGCAGTTGGTGATGTTCGCGCAGACCGGCAGTGCCGTACTGCCGTGGTTCCTGGGCGCCGGGGTCGACGCGGTGTGCGCGGAGCCGTACCCCTTCTTCTGGCTGGACGGCGGTCCGGGTGTCATCCACCGCTACCGCCACCGCGACGCGGAGGCGGCCCTGTGA
- a CDS encoding PLP-dependent cysteine synthase family protein, whose product MTTAALRPLAANPDLLALLGRTPLARVTTDLPCPQPGFWAKLEGLGAGGMKARAAVSMLLGARERGELRPGAPVVESTSGTLGVGLAFAGQALGHPIVLVGDTELEASMRQLLRAYGARLELVDRPAGVGGWQAARLARLRELLGTLPDAYWPDQYNNPDNIAGYASLAAELATQLDHLDVLVCSVGTGGHSAGIAGPLRRHWPGLRLIGVDATGSTIFGQPARPRLMRGLGSSIHPRNVAYEAFDEVHWVGPAEAADACRRLARGSFVSGGWSTGAVALVSAWAARVHPGAVVATVFPDGPHRYLGSVYDDDFAAAHGLDPAAAATRPVEIPHARAVEATGWVRCATVTDPLLSTLEGSP is encoded by the coding sequence GTGACCACGGCCGCACTGCGTCCCCTCGCCGCCAACCCCGATCTGCTCGCCCTGCTCGGCCGTACACCGCTGGCCAGGGTGACCACCGATCTGCCCTGTCCGCAGCCGGGCTTCTGGGCCAAGCTGGAGGGCCTCGGCGCCGGCGGGATGAAGGCCCGGGCGGCGGTGTCCATGCTGCTCGGGGCACGTGAGCGGGGTGAACTGCGCCCCGGCGCGCCGGTCGTGGAGTCCACCTCCGGGACGCTCGGCGTCGGACTCGCCTTCGCCGGGCAGGCCCTGGGTCACCCCATCGTGCTCGTCGGCGACACCGAACTCGAAGCGTCCATGCGGCAGTTGCTGCGCGCCTACGGAGCCCGTCTCGAACTGGTCGACCGTCCCGCCGGGGTCGGTGGCTGGCAGGCCGCCCGGCTGGCCCGGCTGCGTGAGTTGCTCGGGACGCTGCCGGACGCGTACTGGCCCGATCAGTACAACAACCCCGACAACATCGCCGGTTACGCCTCCCTGGCCGCCGAACTCGCCACCCAGCTCGACCACTTGGACGTCCTCGTGTGCAGTGTCGGCACGGGCGGTCACAGTGCCGGGATCGCGGGACCGCTGCGCAGGCACTGGCCGGGGCTGCGGCTGATCGGTGTGGACGCCACCGGCTCCACCATCTTCGGCCAGCCCGCGCGTCCCCGGCTGATGCGCGGCCTGGGCAGCAGCATCCATCCGCGCAACGTGGCCTACGAGGCCTTCGACGAGGTGCACTGGGTGGGTCCGGCCGAGGCCGCGGACGCCTGCCGACGGCTCGCCCGCGGCAGTTTCGTCAGCGGTGGCTGGAGCACGGGCGCGGTCGCGCTGGTCTCCGCGTGGGCGGCCCGGGTCCATCCCGGCGCCGTGGTCGCCACCGTCTTCCCGGACGGCCCCCACCGCTATCTCGGCTCGGTCTACGACGACGACTTCGCGGCGGCCCACGGCCTCGACCCGGCCGCCGCGGCCACCCGCCCCGTCGAAATTCCGCACGCCCGCGCCGTCGAGGCCACCGGCTGGGTCCGCTGCGCCACGGTGACCGACCCCCTGCTCAGCACCCTGGAAGGGAGCCCGTGA
- a CDS encoding class I SAM-dependent DNA methyltransferase — MTSGNLLTDNPELYEARFPDPDLLAGRWAEDCLRRYGAGPGVLDLGCGTGRDAAHLHRAGRSVVGADLSEAMLAYAGERHPGPRYVRADLRDFSPGPAGPIRSVGPVGPDVFDAVVCLDSALLYCHTNDDLDGFLASCRRSLSPGGLLVAEMRNGAYFLGRDDLLNTPTDNSLTWQGVSYRSTTTLHIDRTAQLLRRTRVWTADDGSAPVEQRSAWRLLLPQELRHFLTAHGFAVLELHDGPGPRSEPPWQEGDVPGTAADADRLHVVARLTD; from the coding sequence ATGACGAGCGGCAACCTGCTGACCGACAACCCGGAGCTGTACGAGGCCAGGTTCCCCGATCCCGACCTGCTGGCCGGGCGATGGGCGGAGGACTGTCTGCGCCGGTACGGGGCCGGGCCCGGCGTGCTGGACCTGGGCTGCGGCACCGGACGGGACGCGGCCCATCTGCACAGGGCGGGCCGGTCGGTCGTCGGCGCCGACCTGTCCGAGGCGATGCTGGCGTACGCCGGCGAACGGCACCCGGGTCCGCGGTACGTACGCGCCGACCTGCGGGACTTCTCCCCCGGACCCGCCGGACCCATCCGATCTGTTGGACCCGTCGGACCCGATGTCTTCGACGCGGTGGTGTGCCTGGACAGTGCGCTGCTGTACTGCCACACCAACGACGACCTCGACGGCTTTCTCGCCTCGTGCCGCCGGAGCCTGTCCCCCGGCGGGCTCCTCGTCGCGGAGATGCGCAACGGCGCCTACTTCCTGGGCCGCGACGACCTGTTGAACACACCAACGGACAACTCCCTTACCTGGCAGGGCGTTTCCTACCGTTCGACGACCACCCTGCACATCGACCGCACCGCGCAACTCCTGCGGCGTACCCGCGTCTGGACCGCCGACGACGGCTCGGCCCCCGTCGAGCAGCGCTCGGCCTGGCGGCTGCTCCTGCCCCAGGAACTGCGGCACTTCCTGACCGCACACGGTTTCGCCGTGCTGGAACTGCACGACGGGCCGGGGCCACGCAGCGAACCGCCCTGGCAGGAAGGCGACGTGCCCGGTACGGCGGCCGACGCCGACCGGCTGCACGTGGTGGCACGCCTCACCGACTGA
- a CDS encoding enolase C-terminal domain-like protein — MKATLRTVRLTLAEPLRISRSTTTARDAVWLTIEHDGLHGHGEAVTSVYYGLDTGTLRRRLHVSGRDLSRFPDPESALREWPARGGKGDGQDDTRPPGVTAAVEAALLDLCGKRSGTPVFRLLGSESPRGTRSPGSAGSAESAGSAESAGSAPKARSAPSAPTAHTARTIGIVPAPHAAAQARALVAAGFALIKVKAGTPDPEDDLDRVRAIRSAAPGVRLLLDPNGAWTADRTRHLLPRYAELGVEAVEQPIAPGDPETLARLAERSPLPLIADEDVVNLEDVRRLAGRVHGVNVKLAKCGGPLAALRMAEVIAGSGTELMLGCLTASTLGLAPAVHLADRARWADLDGHLLLAHDPWTGIGGADGVVRASELPGLGVREKDAGAPGVRERGPQDGREQEAQETRGTGGRP; from the coding sequence GTGAAGGCCACCCTGCGCACCGTACGGCTCACGCTCGCCGAGCCGCTGCGCATCTCCCGTTCGACGACGACCGCCCGCGACGCCGTCTGGCTGACGATCGAGCACGACGGCCTGCACGGCCACGGCGAGGCCGTCACCAGCGTCTACTACGGCCTCGACACCGGCACACTGCGACGGCGGTTGCACGTGTCCGGCCGCGACCTGAGCCGTTTCCCCGATCCCGAGAGCGCGCTGCGCGAGTGGCCGGCTCGGGGAGGCAAGGGGGACGGGCAGGACGACACCCGGCCGCCCGGGGTCACCGCCGCCGTGGAGGCCGCGCTTCTCGACCTGTGCGGCAAGCGGTCCGGCACACCCGTGTTCCGCCTGCTCGGGAGCGAAAGCCCTCGCGGCACCCGGAGTCCCGGGAGCGCCGGAAGCGCCGAGAGTGCCGGAAGCGCCGAGAGTGCCGGGAGCGCTCCGAAGGCCCGGAGTGCTCCGAGCGCCCCCACCGCACACACCGCGCGCACCATCGGCATCGTCCCGGCCCCGCACGCCGCCGCGCAGGCGCGCGCGCTCGTGGCCGCCGGATTCGCCCTCATCAAGGTGAAGGCCGGCACCCCGGACCCCGAGGACGACCTCGACCGCGTACGCGCCATACGGTCCGCCGCGCCCGGCGTCCGGCTCCTGCTCGACCCCAACGGCGCCTGGACCGCCGACCGCACCCGCCATCTCCTGCCCCGCTACGCCGAGTTGGGCGTCGAGGCCGTCGAGCAGCCCATCGCCCCCGGTGACCCGGAGACCCTGGCACGGCTCGCCGAGCGTTCACCGCTGCCCCTGATCGCCGACGAGGACGTCGTCAACCTCGAAGACGTACGCCGTCTCGCGGGCCGGGTGCACGGTGTGAACGTCAAACTCGCCAAGTGCGGCGGCCCCCTTGCCGCGCTGCGCATGGCCGAGGTGATCGCCGGGAGCGGTACCGAGCTGATGCTCGGCTGCCTCACCGCCAGCACCCTCGGCCTGGCACCCGCCGTGCACCTCGCCGACCGTGCGCGCTGGGCCGACCTCGACGGGCATCTGCTGCTCGCCCACGACCCGTGGACCGGGATCGGCGGCGCCGACGGCGTCGTACGGGCGAGCGAGCTGCCCGGCCTCGGCGTACGGGAGAAGGACGCGGGCGCCCCAGGCGTGCGCGAGCGGGGGCCGCAAGACGGGCGCGAGCAGGAGGCGCAGGAGACGCGCGGGACAGGTGGGCGGCCGTGA